AGTGCCAAAGATCATCACCTCAGTGCCAAAGATCAATGCCCGAACGCCAAAGGACATCTCCCCAGAGCCAAAGTTCAATGGCACAGAGCCAAGCGTAAAAAGCACAGAGCAAAAGATTATCACCCCAGAGCCAAAGATCAATGCCCCAGAGCCAAAAGTCATCACCCCAGAGCAAAAGGTCAAAACCCCAGAGCTAAAGGTCAATACCACAGAGCCAAAGGTCAACACCCCAGAGCAAAAGGTCAACACCCCAGAGCAAAAGGTCAATGCCACAGAGCCAAATGTCATCGCCCCAGAGCAAATGGTCAATGCCCCAGAGCCAAAGGTCAACGCCCCACAGCTGCACTCCCTCATCACCTCCACCCAGCCACTCCAGCCTCACCCTTCCTCGGGAGAGAACCCATGAAGTCTGGGAAGCAGCTGGGCAGCCTGCCAGAGCCACTGCAGCTCCCCATTATGCCATCCGATTTCGAAAGACAGAGCTCTGAAGATCAATACTGTGCCACTTCTGTTTCCCCTGGCTGCTCAGCAACAAGGTTGCTCCCAAGTAGCCCA
Above is a window of Erinaceus europaeus chromosome 3, mEriEur2.1, whole genome shotgun sequence DNA encoding:
- the LOC107523416 gene encoding uncharacterized protein LOC107523416, producing the protein MVNATEPKVIIPEPKVNAPKPKGPQSRAKGHLHRAKGHCLRAKGHVPVSKDISPEPKANAPEPKVNAPEPKVIAPEPKVNTPEPKSHRSWVIATVPKIITSVPKINARTPKDISPEPKFNGTEPSVKSTEQKIITPEPKINAPEPKVITPEQKVKTPELKVNTTEPKVNTPEQKVNTPEQKVNATEPNVIAPEQMVNAPEPKVNAPQLHSLITSTQPLQPHPSSGENP